A single genomic interval of Xyrauchen texanus isolate HMW12.3.18 chromosome 48, RBS_HiC_50CHRs, whole genome shotgun sequence harbors:
- the LOC127639759 gene encoding uncharacterized protein LOC127639759: MDTESFQCEIKKTLPELEDETLRTLVAHLIDVIGVRKREDLIFVGSDDIALFLTPIQSRKLIQAFKNEANGQVASTSSEGQEPSVSLPVLILPEGFSPSPTQNSTLPSERQTSSNQNMSWISSFQVPWDKMPARLLQAMEKGCLAHPEDRRVLIRVVVEAMQEHCKNPSKATCTEVARVIVCKYPGTFADKTGEGEQLGCGYYSLFRQLKTRVEHINRDNVSNRIRQPRKRSSDDSSGNDAAIKRSRTNVDSYGCTKWQPTNLPQGETSESLEDKRKILITIFKSEGPTAVETMDVERKMELTYIYQRHMINTWPAPGLCEVEEQWPFLFTKRGLCSHFNILTDIDIDTRLHEAFLTKGRRIMHFFQNQRLKWNQDIQALLREMEHESMNNHQVPIAAILLIMKYFQEKEDHIFILTDPTSTKMSIEQEVTLPATPRVIMLGSSLLSATHWMVSIEGKVFYEANQLHNFASAFAVFFSSFYVFNLEYQEAASTTLEMVQR, encoded by the exons ATGGATACTGAAAGCTTTCAATGTGAAATTAAAAAGACATTGCCTGAACTGGAGGATGAGACGTTGAGGACCCTTGTTGCACACCTGATAGATGTTATTGGTGTCAGAAAAAGAGAAGACCTTATATTTGTTGGATCCGATGACATTGCTCTTTTTCTGACTCCAATACAGAGCCGAAAACTCATCCAAGCTTTCAAAAATG AAGCAAATGGGCAAGTGGCCTCAACTTCTTCAGAGGGTCAGGAACCTAGTGTTTCACTCCCTGTACTTATCCTGCCAGAAGGATTTTCACCCAGTCCCACACAAAATTCTACACTCCCTTCTGAACGACAAACTTCCTCAAACCAAAACATGTCCTGGATCAGCAGCTTCCAAGTTCCATGGGACAAAATGCCAGCACGACTGTTACAGGCAATGGAAAAAGGTTGCTTGGCTCACCCAGAGGACAGACGGGTACTGATTAGAGTCGTTGTTGAAGCAATGCAAGAACACTGCAAAAACCCCAGTAAAGCAACCTGTACAGAAGTGGCCAGAGTAATTGTATGCAAGTACCCTGGGACCTTTGCTGATAAGACTGGAGAAGGTGAGCAGCTGGGGTGTGGTTATTATTCACTGTTCAGACAGCTTAAAACCAGAGTTGAGCACATAAATAGAGACAATGTCAGTAATCGAATCCGACAGCCTAGGAAAAGGTCCAGTGATGACAGCAGTGGTAATGATGCTGCCATAAAAAGAAGCAGAACAAATGTGGATAGTTATGGGTGTACAAAATGGCAACCCACTAATCTTCCACAAGGAGAAACATCAGAATCATTGGAAGACAAGAGAAAGATCTTGATAACCATCTTCAAGTCAGAAGGACCTACAGCTGTTGAGACAATGGACGTAGAGAGGAAAATGGAATTGACCTATATTTATCAGAGGCACATGATAAATACTTGGCCTGCTCCCGGTCTGTGTGAAGTTGAGGAGCAATGGCCGTTTCTCTTCACTAAAAGAGGTCTCTGCAGTCATTTCAATATCCTCACTGATATTGATATTGACACACGCCTCCATGAAGCTTTCCTCACCAAGGGCAGGAGGATTATGCACTTTTTCCAAAATCAAAGATTAAAATGGAACCAGGACATCCAGGCTTTGCTCCGAGAGATGGAGCATGAAAGTATGAACAACCATCAGGTCCCTATCGCTGCCATTCTTCTAATAATGAAATACTTTCAAGAGAAAGAGGACCACATCTTCATCTTGACAGAT CCAACCTCGACCAAGATGTCGATTGAGCAGGAGGTGACATTGCCTGCCACACCACGGGTGATCATGCTAG GTAGTAGTCTGCTGTCTGCAACCCACTGGATGGTCAGCATTGAGGGGAAGGTCTTCTATGAAGCTAACCAACTACATAACTTTGCCAGTGCTTTCGCTGTCTTTTTCAGCTCCTTTTATGTGTTCAATCTGGAGTATCAGGAGGCAGCATCCACTACGCTGGAGATGGTACAGAGGTGA